Part of the Maridesulfovibrio sp. genome, GCTGCTAGTCTCAATTGCTGAAAAAATTCTTATAGTAACTGAAAACTGCCGGATAGTATTGCATGACTAGTTTATTGTACTCTCCGCTCTTCCTGAGTTTTGCGTAAAAGTCGTTAAAAGCCTTGAGTAGTTCCGGTGAATTTTTGCGAAAGCCGGCGCCCATTACTTGCTGGGGAGAAACAGGACCGATTATTTTTATTTTTCCGGGCCATTTATTCAATGCCACCAATGAGTCTGGTACATCAAGCAATGCCACTTCCGCTTCTCCTTTGATAATTGCCGGGGCAATATCGTTGAGGCTGTCTGGAAAATTGATGATAGTAGCAATATTGGCATCTATGCCGTAAAGTCCCGGCGCAAGGCAGGTTCCTTCTTTGCCCATGACTCTTTTTCCTTTAAGCATATTTTTGACTGTCTGGATATCCTTGATGACATTTCCGCTTGGCTTGATGGGCTTTAATGGAGA contains:
- a CDS encoding transporter substrate-binding domain-containing protein codes for the protein MSYLKKFISVAFIFLFAFILFAGTSSDSDLEQIKKRGVLRHLGIPYANFITGHETGLDVELIKLFAAHLGVKYEFVSSQWSTIFADLTGTMVKPKGNNVEFLDKTPIKGDIICNGLTKLEWREKIINYSDPTFPTQVWCVAKGDSPLKPIKPSGNVIKDIQTVKNMLKGKRVMGKEGTCLAPGLYGIDANIATIINFPDSLNDIAPAIIKGEAEVALLDVPDSLVALNKWPGKIKIIGPVSPQQVMGAGFRKNSPELLKAFNDFYAKLRKSGEYNKLVMQYYPAVFSYYKNFFSN